A genomic window from Streptomyces sp. WMMC940 includes:
- the dapE gene encoding succinyl-diaminopimelate desuccinylase — MPESALDLTLDGPALTARLVDFPSVSGDEKPLADAIERALRALPHLTVDRHGNNVVARTNLGRSERVVLAGHIDTVPIADNVPSRLDQNGVLWGCGTSDMKSGVAVQLRIAATVPEPNRDLTFVFYDNEEVAAHLNGLGHIADTHPDWLEGDFAVLLEPSDAQVEGGCQGTLRVHLRTAGERAHSARSWMGFNAIHAAGPILARLAAYEPRRPVIDGLRYHEGLNAVGIEGGVATNVIPDSCTVVINYRYAPDRTMAEAEAHVREVFADCDVAEFIVDDHTGGALPGLSHPAAAAFMEAVGGTAQPKFGWTDVSRFSALGVPAVNYGPGDALFAHKRDEHVAVDKITHCEERLRQWLSA, encoded by the coding sequence ATGCCCGAAAGCGCGCTTGATCTCACCCTGGACGGCCCGGCACTCACCGCACGGCTCGTCGACTTCCCGTCGGTCAGCGGCGACGAGAAGCCCCTCGCCGACGCGATCGAGCGGGCGCTGCGTGCCCTGCCCCACCTCACCGTCGACCGACACGGCAACAACGTGGTCGCCCGGACGAACCTGGGCCGGTCCGAACGCGTGGTCCTGGCCGGGCACATCGACACCGTGCCGATCGCGGACAACGTCCCCTCCCGGCTCGACCAGAACGGCGTCCTGTGGGGCTGCGGCACCTCGGACATGAAGTCGGGGGTCGCCGTCCAACTGCGGATCGCCGCGACCGTGCCCGAGCCCAACCGCGACCTGACGTTCGTCTTCTACGACAACGAGGAGGTCGCCGCACATCTGAACGGTCTCGGACATATCGCGGACACCCACCCCGACTGGCTGGAGGGCGATTTCGCCGTCCTGCTCGAGCCTTCCGACGCTCAGGTGGAGGGCGGCTGCCAGGGAACTCTGCGTGTCCACCTCCGTACGGCCGGGGAGCGCGCACACTCCGCCCGCAGCTGGATGGGGTTCAACGCCATCCACGCCGCCGGTCCGATCCTGGCCCGGCTCGCCGCCTACGAACCGCGCCGTCCGGTGATCGACGGCCTGAGGTACCACGAGGGGCTCAACGCCGTCGGGATCGAGGGCGGTGTCGCGACGAACGTCATCCCCGACTCGTGCACCGTCGTGATCAACTACCGCTACGCCCCGGACCGGACCATGGCGGAGGCCGAGGCCCATGTCCGTGAGGTGTTCGCGGACTGCGACGTCGCCGAGTTCATCGTCGACGACCACACCGGCGGGGCGCTGCCCGGCCTCTCGCACCCGGCCGCCGCCGCGTTCATGGAGGCCGTCGGCGGTACGGCACAGCCCAAGTTCGGCTGGACCGACGTGTCGCGCTTCAGCGCACTGGGCGTCCCGGCGGTCAACTACGGTCCGGGCGACGCGCTCTTCGCCCACAAGCGGGACGAGCACGTGGCCGTCGACAAGATCACACACTGTGAGGAGCGACTGCGGCAGTGGCTCAGCGCGTGA